From the Nonlabens marinus S1-08 genome, one window contains:
- a CDS encoding efflux RND transporter permease subunit — protein sequence MLKLFSFNFWDKVARLILRNRITILIAVLLVTIGLSTQWKNLQFTHTEANLLPDDHPVNLEYNQFLQQFGEEGNLIILGIEDVQLDTYEKLNAWNELSDSIATFPEVDLVLSTANLPELVKSEDGTKFEIEQLVKGRLSSNRQLDSLKQKLYSNLPFYKNLIFSEKDSVLRTAVYLKKDIVNTVARKEFVLEDLNPLIERYAQQADLDIKISGMPYIRTLNAQNIVDEIGVFLLAALLITSGIFFFFFRSWRATFISIVTVVIGVMWAFGILGLLQFEITVLTALIPPLIIVIGIPNCIFLINKYQQEIKKHGNQAKSLQRVITKVGNATLMTNLTTASGFATFIFTESTLLKEFGIVASICIVCIFLISLMVIPIIYSYLAIPKKRHLEHLRKRWIGAFVDWMEAMVRNHRISIYISSVIVLIISMIGIYQIRVSGSLIEDMPKGQQFYKDIKFFEDSFDGIMPVEIVIDTKKKEGVTSSKNLKKLDKLEEHILETPELSRPLSVVSLVKYSKQAFYGGDPEFYDLPTSNERMFMAPLMEGSGSDIGLMSSYVDSTGRYARVTTFMKDMGTDRMERVEENLIAEINTIFPAEKYDTLVTGKALVFQKGTNYLINNLIISLSLAIILIALFMAWMFKSFKMILVSLVPNLLPLLITAGLMGYIGVPIKPSTILVFSIAFGISVDDTIHFLAKYRQELIANDWKIKRSVYGALRETGVSMFYTSIVLFFGFSTFTISSFGGTVALGALVSATLLFAMLANLLLLPSMLLSLERQIANKETIKQPAIPIIAKDLYEEE from the coding sequence TCTGCGCAACCGCATCACTATTCTCATTGCCGTACTACTGGTAACCATAGGACTGTCTACCCAATGGAAAAACCTGCAATTCACCCATACTGAGGCTAATTTACTGCCAGACGATCACCCAGTAAACCTAGAATACAATCAATTCTTACAGCAATTTGGAGAGGAAGGAAACCTGATCATTTTAGGAATTGAGGATGTCCAATTGGATACCTATGAAAAGCTAAATGCCTGGAATGAACTCTCTGATAGCATCGCTACCTTTCCTGAGGTAGACCTAGTTTTATCTACCGCAAATTTACCAGAGCTTGTCAAATCTGAGGATGGGACAAAGTTTGAAATCGAACAGCTCGTCAAAGGAAGGCTTAGTTCTAACCGCCAGTTGGACTCACTTAAGCAAAAGCTTTACAGTAATCTGCCTTTTTATAAGAATCTCATTTTTTCTGAAAAAGACAGTGTCCTGCGAACCGCAGTTTACTTGAAGAAAGACATTGTCAACACGGTAGCTCGTAAAGAATTTGTTTTAGAAGATTTGAATCCGTTGATAGAGCGCTACGCCCAGCAGGCAGATCTTGACATCAAGATTTCAGGAATGCCGTACATACGTACCCTGAATGCTCAGAATATTGTAGACGAAATTGGCGTTTTTCTGCTTGCAGCACTCTTAATCACTTCTGGAATCTTCTTTTTCTTTTTTAGGTCATGGCGAGCCACCTTCATTTCGATCGTGACAGTTGTCATAGGTGTGATGTGGGCTTTTGGTATACTAGGTCTATTGCAATTTGAAATTACCGTACTTACAGCACTAATTCCGCCCTTGATTATTGTCATAGGAATCCCCAACTGTATTTTCCTGATTAATAAATACCAGCAAGAAATAAAGAAACATGGGAACCAGGCAAAGTCATTACAACGTGTCATTACTAAAGTAGGTAATGCCACATTGATGACAAATCTCACCACTGCCAGTGGTTTTGCCACGTTTATTTTTACGGAAAGTACCCTCTTAAAAGAATTCGGAATCGTTGCGTCGATTTGTATTGTTTGTATTTTCCTCATCAGTTTGATGGTTATTCCAATCATCTACAGCTACTTAGCCATCCCTAAGAAACGTCACCTAGAACATTTAAGAAAGAGATGGATTGGCGCTTTTGTCGACTGGATGGAAGCGATGGTGCGGAACCACAGGATCTCTATATACATCAGCAGTGTCATCGTTTTGATCATAAGTATGATCGGTATTTATCAAATACGCGTTTCTGGAAGTTTGATTGAAGACATGCCTAAGGGACAGCAATTCTATAAAGACATCAAGTTCTTTGAAGATAGCTTTGATGGTATTATGCCTGTAGAGATTGTAATTGATACCAAGAAAAAAGAAGGTGTCACAAGTTCTAAAAACCTAAAAAAACTAGACAAACTAGAAGAACACATCCTAGAAACCCCAGAGCTTTCTCGACCCTTGTCTGTTGTCAGTCTTGTCAAATATTCTAAACAAGCTTTTTACGGTGGTGATCCAGAATTTTATGACCTGCCTACCAGCAACGAGCGCATGTTCATGGCGCCGCTTATGGAAGGAAGCGGCTCTGATATAGGCCTCATGTCCAGCTATGTTGACAGTACCGGTCGTTACGCACGTGTGACTACCTTTATGAAAGACATGGGTACCGACCGCATGGAACGGGTCGAAGAAAATTTAATTGCAGAAATCAATACCATATTCCCGGCAGAGAAATATGATACGCTTGTGACAGGAAAAGCTTTGGTATTTCAAAAAGGAACCAACTATTTGATCAATAACTTGATCATCTCTTTATCTCTTGCCATAATTTTGATAGCGCTATTTATGGCCTGGATGTTCAAATCCTTCAAAATGATACTGGTATCTCTAGTGCCCAATTTATTACCACTCTTAATAACAGCGGGACTTATGGGTTACATAGGCGTTCCTATCAAACCCTCGACCATTTTAGTGTTTTCCATTGCTTTTGGAATTTCCGTGGATGACACCATCCATTTTTTAGCAAAATACCGACAGGAACTTATCGCTAATGACTGGAAAATCAAGCGATCTGTTTACGGTGCCCTTAGAGAAACTGGCGTTAGTATGTTCTACACCTCGATCGTGCTTTTCTTTGGTTTCAGTACATTCACTATTTCTAGTTTTGGAGGTACCGTAGCGCTGGGTGCCCTGGTAAGTGCCACATTGCTTTTTGCGATGCTTGCTAATCTATTACTACTTCCTAGCATGTTACTTTCATTGGAGCGCCAGATCGCAAACAAGGAAACCATAAAACAACCCGCTATTCCGATAATTGCAAAAGATCTGTACGAGGAAGAATAA
- the asnS gene encoding asparagine--tRNA ligase: MKRIAALLQSDPSLHEITVRGWVRSFRNDRFIALNDGSCLGNLQCVIEPENFERELLDQINIAAAVAVTGTLVESEGSGQRVELQASKVKVLAPADPEDVKKTVLSPKRHNLETLREQAHLRVRTNTFGAVMRVRAALSFAVHRYFQEKGFYQAHTPILTGSDAEGAGEMFRVSTLDPKNMPLNEDGSVDYKQDFFGKESNLTVSGQLEAETYAMGLGQVYTFGPTFRAENSNTSRHLAEFWMIEPEVAFNDLQDNMDLAEDFIKDVIAYAMKNCAEDIEFLENRLQQEEKSKPEADRSPMPLKEKLEFVLKNHFKRVSYTEAIEILKSSKPNKKKKFNYIIEEWGADLQSEHERFLVEKHFKCPVILFDYPAKIKAFYMRLNEKDKEGRETVRAMDILFPGIGEIVGGSQREERYDVLKQKMETMGIPEEELWWYLEMRKFGSVTHSGFGLGFERLVLFVTGMTNIRDVIPFPRTPGNAAF, from the coding sequence ATGAAAAGAATAGCAGCACTGCTCCAATCGGACCCATCATTACACGAAATTACCGTTAGAGGTTGGGTGCGCAGTTTTAGAAATGACCGCTTTATTGCCTTGAATGATGGTTCCTGTCTAGGGAATCTGCAATGTGTGATTGAGCCTGAAAATTTTGAACGTGAACTGCTAGACCAGATTAATATTGCCGCTGCGGTTGCTGTGACTGGAACACTTGTAGAAAGCGAAGGAAGCGGCCAGCGAGTAGAACTCCAGGCTAGCAAAGTGAAAGTTCTGGCTCCTGCAGATCCTGAAGACGTCAAGAAAACCGTGCTTTCGCCTAAAAGACACAACCTTGAAACCTTGCGTGAGCAAGCGCATTTGAGAGTTCGCACCAATACTTTCGGTGCAGTTATGCGAGTAAGAGCTGCGTTGTCATTTGCGGTACATCGCTATTTTCAAGAAAAAGGTTTCTACCAAGCGCACACACCTATCCTAACTGGTAGTGATGCAGAAGGTGCAGGAGAGATGTTCAGAGTTAGCACGCTAGATCCTAAAAACATGCCATTAAATGAAGATGGTAGCGTAGATTATAAGCAAGACTTTTTTGGTAAAGAATCTAACTTGACCGTTTCTGGACAGTTGGAAGCTGAAACCTATGCGATGGGATTAGGTCAGGTATATACCTTTGGCCCCACCTTTAGAGCGGAAAATTCAAACACCTCTCGACACCTAGCAGAGTTCTGGATGATTGAACCAGAGGTTGCTTTCAATGACTTGCAGGACAACATGGATCTTGCAGAAGATTTTATCAAGGATGTCATCGCCTATGCCATGAAAAATTGTGCGGAGGACATCGAGTTCTTAGAAAACCGCCTACAACAAGAAGAAAAGTCTAAGCCTGAAGCAGATCGCAGTCCCATGCCACTCAAGGAGAAGTTGGAGTTTGTACTTAAGAACCATTTCAAACGTGTTTCTTATACAGAAGCTATCGAAATCTTGAAGTCTTCCAAACCTAATAAAAAGAAGAAATTTAATTATATCATTGAAGAATGGGGCGCTGACCTTCAGTCTGAGCATGAGCGTTTTCTAGTTGAAAAGCATTTTAAATGTCCAGTAATTTTGTTTGATTACCCAGCTAAAATCAAGGCATTTTACATGCGCTTGAATGAAAAAGACAAAGAAGGACGTGAGACTGTTCGTGCCATGGATATTTTGTTCCCTGGAATAGGCGAGATTGTAGGTGGTTCCCAAAGGGAAGAACGTTACGACGTCTTGAAGCAAAAAATGGAAACCATGGGAATTCCTGAAGAGGAATTATGGTGGTATCTAGAAATGCGCAAATTTGGTAGCGTCACTCACAGTGGTTTCGGTTTAGGATTTGAGCGATTGGTTTTGTTTGTTACCGGTATGACCAATATTAGAGATGTGATTCCGTTCCCTCGCACTCCTGGGAATGCTGCCTTTTAA